In Alphaproteobacteria bacterium, a single genomic region encodes these proteins:
- a CDS encoding ferrochelatase — translation KDGHINRISAISRVQGQSLSTADYRVCYQSRVGPIQWLEPTLDQELQNAARDCVPVVVVPISFVSDHSETLVELDSEYKEKAATYGVPFYGRVPSLGCHPLFIKSLAELIMNPLSFASKEMVPSP, via the coding sequence AAAAGACGGACATATCAATCGGATTTCTGCGATATCTAGAGTTCAGGGACAAAGCCTATCAACGGCGGACTATCGCGTCTGTTATCAAAGTCGTGTTGGTCCAATACAATGGTTAGAACCAACCTTGGATCAGGAATTACAAAATGCAGCGCGTGATTGCGTTCCTGTCGTTGTTGTCCCCATCAGCTTTGTATCGGATCATTCAGAAACGTTGGTTGAATTGGATAGTGAGTACAAAGAAAAAGCAGCAACTTATGGTGTACCCTTTTATGGCCGGGTGCCAAGCCTTGGGTGTCATCCATTATTCATAAAAAGTTTAGCAGAATTAATCATGAACCCACTTTCTTTTGCATCAAAAGAAATGGTACCATCACCCTAG